GTTTTTCTGGGGCATTCCCCTGCGTAAGATTGAACGCAAGACCATCATTGCCCTGAATGTGGGGGGTGGCTTGATTCCCACGGTGCTGGCGCTGTATCAGTTTGGGCGGGCCAATCCCCTGGCGATTGTTGCGGTAACAGCCATCGTGGCGGGGGTGAGCTATTACGCGGCCCAGGTGGTGCCGGGGATCGGGATTCAGATGAATGCCCTGGTGGCCCCATTGACAGCAGCCATGGCGGCGATTTTGCTCACAGGGGGGGTCAATGCCTCGCCGGTGGCCTTTGCCGGGGGGGTGTTGGGGACGCTAATCGGCGCGGATTTGCTGCACTTACCGGACATCGAGCGCATGACGCCGGGGATTCTCAGCATCGGTGGGGCAGGGGTGTTTGACGGCATTGCCCTGTGTGGACTGTTTTCCCTGCTGCTGACCTGAGGTGGGCAGGAAATCAACCTAAAAAAATACGGACGACCGTACCAGCAGGGCAAAAACCGGATTTTATACTGGAAAAAAGACTAGCCTGGTGATGCCCTATGCAGCCGAATGACCCCAATAAATTTACCGAAAGCGCCTGGAACGCCATTGTCCAAGCGGTTGACATTGCCAAACAAAACCAGAACCAGCAACTGGAATCGGAG
This genomic window from Gloeomargarita sp. SRBZ-1_bins_9 contains:
- a CDS encoding DUF1614 domain-containing protein; translated protein: MIYLPVTFFLFLLFLLSLPFLWLVVTLDVVQLAVTKLGFSPQVALLLFMAVVLGSTVNIPIYERVSQVTYVPDWAELWSGFFWGIPLRKIERKTIIALNVGGGLIPTVLALYQFGRANPLAIVAVTAIVAGVSYYAAQVVPGIGIQMNALVAPLTAAMAAILLTGGVNASPVAFAGGVLGTLIGADLLHLPDIERMTPGILSIGGAGVFDGIALCGLFSLLLT